In Thiospirochaeta perfilievii, a single window of DNA contains:
- a CDS encoding cell division protein ZapA: protein MNDDLFHIDILDTVISFKSKENREYMEQIISILKEKTNNTQSKLKIKDPLKCSILTSLFLVDEIMKSQNNTSILLENHIERLVQNLNEALE, encoded by the coding sequence ATGAATGATGATTTGTTCCATATAGATATATTAGACACTGTTATTTCTTTTAAATCAAAAGAAAACAGGGAATATATGGAGCAAATCATCTCTATTTTAAAAGAAAAAACCAACAATACACAATCAAAATTAAAAATTAAAGATCCTTTAAAGTGTTCAATTCTTACTTCACTATTTTTAGTAGATGAAATTATGAAATCTCAAAACAACACATCAATTTTATTAGAAAATCACATTGAAAGGCTTGTACAAAACCTAAATGAAGCATTAGAATAG
- the zapB gene encoding cell division protein ZapB yields the protein MITLEQVQQLDAKIKQAVSLISTLREENAQLRSTLSNYENKVTDLETMILSLEDGQTKIELGLIDAISKLDNLEIVENEEEKSFEELSLREESAIVNENIVENDHSKQEDNTTEESFPSKEKDYTDEDEINTVVEDTEVKDTEVKDTEVEDTEVEDTEVEDTEVEDTEVEDTEVEDTEVEDTEVEDTEVEDTEVEDTEVEDTEVEDTEVEDTEVEDTEVEDTEVEDTVVEDTVVEDTVVEDTVVEDTVVEDTTSGTTKKKSSDYSIPMLEIF from the coding sequence ATGATAACTCTTGAACAGGTACAACAACTGGATGCTAAGATTAAGCAGGCTGTTAGTTTAATAAGTACTTTAAGAGAGGAAAACGCCCAATTGCGATCCACTCTTTCTAACTATGAAAATAAAGTTACTGACCTTGAAACAATGATTTTATCCCTTGAAGATGGTCAAACTAAAATTGAGTTAGGTCTAATAGATGCTATTTCTAAATTAGATAACCTTGAAATTGTGGAAAATGAAGAAGAGAAATCTTTCGAAGAGCTGTCACTTAGGGAAGAATCAGCAATCGTTAATGAAAATATTGTAGAAAACGATCATTCTAAACAAGAAGACAACACTACGGAAGAGTCCTTTCCTTCTAAAGAAAAAGACTATACAGATGAAGATGAAATAAACACAGTTGTAGAAGATACAGAAGTAAAAGATACAGAAGTAAAAGATACAGAAGTAGAAGATACAGAAGTTGAAGATACAGAAGTTGAAGATACAGAAGTTGAAGATACAGAAGTTGAAGATACAGAAGTTGAAGATACAGAAGTTGAAGATACAGAAGTTGAAGATACAGAAGTTGAAGATACAGAAGTAGAAGATACAGAAGTAGAAGATACAGAAGTAGAAGATACAGAAGTAGAAGATACAGAAGTAGAAGATACAGAAGTAGAAGATACAGAAGTAGAAGATACAGTTGTAGAAGATACAGTTGTAGAAGATACAGTTGTAGAAGATACAGTTGTAGAAGATACAGTTGTAGAAGATACAACAAGTGGAACTACTAAGAAAAAAAGTAGTGATTATTCAATCCCAATGCTAGAAATCTTTTAA
- the rplT gene encoding 50S ribosomal protein L20, translating to MPRAVDGTRRKDRRKKVLKLAKGYWGRRKNCVRTAKDAVAKAGKYAYRDRKVKKREFRRLWISRISAATRAEGLNYSRFINGLKKAEIALDRKALSNLAIEDPKAFSAIVAEAKKAIGA from the coding sequence ATGCCAAGAGCAGTTGATGGGACTAGAAGAAAAGATCGAAGAAAGAAAGTTCTAAAATTAGCAAAAGGTTACTGGGGACGAAGAAAAAACTGTGTTAGAACAGCAAAAGATGCTGTAGCTAAAGCAGGTAAGTATGCCTACAGAGACAGAAAAGTAAAGAAAAGAGAGTTTAGAAGACTTTGGATTTCTAGAATTTCAGCGGCAACAAGAGCTGAAGGATTGAATTATTCCAGATTCATAAACGGATTGAAAAAAGCTGAAATCGCTTTAGATAGAAAAGCTTTATCTAACTTAGCAATTGAAGACCCAAAAGCATTCAGTGCAATTGTAGCTGAAGCAAAAAAAGCAATAGGAGCTTAA
- the rpmI gene encoding 50S ribosomal protein L35, whose amino-acid sequence MPKMKTRKSAAKRYKMTGSGKVKYKSMGTRHILTKKSAKRKRRLRHMAVVSECEVPRIKRLLPYG is encoded by the coding sequence ATGCCTAAAATGAAAACAAGAAAAAGCGCGGCTAAAAGATACAAAATGACAGGAAGTGGAAAAGTTAAGTACAAATCCATGGGTACTCGTCATATTCTTACAAAGAAATCCGCGAAAAGAAAAAGAAGATTACGACACATGGCTGTAGTTAGTGAATGTGAAGTACCAAGAATTAAAAGACTTTTACCATACGGTTAA
- the infC gene encoding translation initiation factor IF-3: MAQKELRINEQIRVREVRLVDHEGEQRGVVSIAEALSIAQEAGLDLVEVAPQANPPACKILNYGKYKFDLEKRKREAKKNQKIVKLKEVRMQPKIEKHDLDFKTKHVKTFLDEGNKVKVTIRFRGRELAHTELGKVVLDKVLVLLEDCYILDKRATMEGRTMSMILSPKVKK, from the coding sequence TTGGCACAAAAAGAATTAAGAATCAATGAACAAATTCGGGTAAGAGAAGTTAGATTAGTAGATCACGAGGGAGAGCAAAGAGGCGTAGTTTCAATAGCAGAAGCTCTATCGATTGCACAAGAGGCTGGATTAGATCTAGTTGAAGTAGCACCTCAAGCTAACCCGCCTGCTTGTAAGATTCTGAATTATGGTAAATATAAGTTTGATTTAGAAAAACGAAAACGTGAAGCTAAAAAAAATCAAAAAATTGTAAAATTAAAAGAAGTTAGAATGCAACCTAAAATAGAAAAGCATGACTTAGATTTTAAAACTAAACATGTAAAAACTTTTCTAGATGAAGGAAATAAGGTTAAAGTTACTATCAGATTCAGAGGACGAGAGTTAGCTCATACTGAATTAGGGAAAGTAGTTTTAGATAAAGTGCTTGTATTACTTGAAGACTGTTATATCTTAGATAAAAGAGCGACGATGGAAGGTCGAACTATGTCTATGATATTAAGTCCTAAAGTAAAAAAATAA
- a CDS encoding flagellar filament outer layer protein FlaA, whose amino-acid sequence MRQKGLFILALLLIMPITVFADSLITKEAIVVESFDGEGLTNNGATGNPVIWKANGSKFSTEGYPKAAYANAFPEDLFGKYPENAADLNSFAVLGSFTRKGYNYIEIIPGEGNGDEWRAEPLMLPGKVEYFDLWFWGSNFDYTLEVHVVDFQGIIHVIEMGSVKHIGWKHLYVKIPTSIKQTKQYLPFFEGLKLTKLVVRTDPDEKVDLFYMYIDQLKVLTDTHVNSFDGEDLTSKDKIEEIWGGSSDVQE is encoded by the coding sequence ATGAGACAAAAAGGTCTGTTTATACTGGCTTTATTATTAATTATGCCTATTACAGTCTTTGCTGATAGCTTAATAACTAAAGAAGCAATAGTTGTTGAGTCATTTGATGGTGAAGGTTTAACTAATAATGGTGCAACAGGAAATCCAGTAATATGGAAAGCGAATGGTAGTAAATTTTCTACAGAAGGATATCCAAAAGCAGCATATGCAAATGCTTTCCCAGAAGATTTATTTGGAAAGTATCCTGAGAATGCAGCAGATTTAAATAGCTTTGCTGTATTAGGAAGCTTTACAAGAAAAGGATATAACTATATTGAAATTATTCCAGGAGAAGGTAATGGTGATGAATGGCGTGCAGAACCTTTAATGCTTCCTGGTAAGGTTGAATATTTTGATCTATGGTTTTGGGGGTCTAATTTCGACTATACGTTGGAAGTGCATGTAGTTGACTTTCAAGGAATAATTCATGTTATAGAGATGGGTTCTGTTAAGCACATTGGTTGGAAGCATTTATATGTAAAGATTCCTACAAGTATTAAACAGACTAAACAATACTTACCATTTTTTGAAGGTTTAAAGTTAACTAAATTAGTAGTAAGAACTGATCCTGATGAAAAAGTTGATCTATTCTATATGTATATTGATCAGCTAAAAGTTTTGACAGATACACATGTTAATAGTTTTGATGGTGAAGATCTAACCTCTAAAGATAAAATTGAAGAGATATGGGGAGGTTCTTCTGATGTTCAAGAGTAG
- a CDS encoding flagellar filament outer layer protein FlaA, which yields MFKSSKKVLFTIIALFICTLHGYTQEGVSEPDPGLIGIESAQQSLREVSISKFEDAAFWYGKIGADDGIISVRDKAGSPSEKEAIEGEQETGINEVDEKVLGVRVDFFRRGMVDFYINPIRPLPIEGITKTVSMWVVGRNTRHTLKLIIKDHFGNYAELTMGDLNFSGWKKMVVAIPPNIVQRDYHYNDKMGIQIIGFKVECDLEETYGKYYLYFDDLRAVTDLFAEQNRDADDINDAW from the coding sequence ATGTTCAAGAGTAGTAAAAAAGTTTTATTTACAATCATTGCATTATTTATTTGTACATTACATGGTTATACTCAGGAAGGTGTTTCTGAGCCAGATCCAGGTTTAATTGGTATAGAATCAGCTCAGCAGAGCCTTAGAGAAGTTTCTATTTCTAAATTTGAAGATGCAGCTTTTTGGTATGGAAAAATTGGTGCTGATGATGGTATTATTAGTGTTAGAGATAAAGCTGGTTCTCCTTCTGAAAAAGAAGCTATAGAGGGTGAACAAGAGACAGGTATTAATGAAGTAGATGAGAAAGTTTTAGGTGTTAGAGTAGATTTTTTTAGAAGAGGAATGGTTGATTTTTATATAAATCCAATTAGACCTTTACCTATAGAGGGTATAACTAAAACTGTCTCAATGTGGGTTGTTGGTAGAAATACTCGTCATACACTTAAGCTTATCATTAAGGATCACTTTGGTAATTATGCCGAGTTAACTATGGGTGATTTAAATTTCTCTGGTTGGAAAAAAATGGTTGTAGCAATACCACCAAATATAGTTCAAAGAGATTACCATTACAATGATAAAATGGGTATACAAATAATTGGTTTTAAAGTTGAATGTGACTTAGAAGAGACTTATGGTAAGTATTATTTATATTTTGATGATTTAAGAGCTGTAACTGATCTTTTTGCTGAGCAAAATAGAGATGCAGATGATATAAATGATGCTTGGTAA
- a CDS encoding HDOD domain-containing protein, whose protein sequence is MTSIYNKYIFDLPIIPKVVSDILAIPSNVNISSKEIEKILIVDPYLTSRMLKIANSSFYSRQREINSIKDAITLIGLKKVKTICLLIAGSEIINNKKDIFYKKFWSEAINTAFIAKSIACDTGKSVIEDDIFTAGLLHNIGQAILFNFSDENYKNVLNKMKSHKRRLIDVEMEEFGINNHKVGAGVLHSWEFPQLLIDSVENHLNISSHSQFQNVIDIVSISKLLSQKIDNSYNEELYNDLFLVYQSRLNLRQSQIDFYINEYYDDISSTPFYNICLDIVFS, encoded by the coding sequence ATGACAAGTATATACAATAAATATATTTTTGATTTACCAATAATACCAAAGGTCGTATCAGACATCTTAGCAATACCTAGTAATGTAAATATATCTTCTAAGGAGATTGAAAAGATTCTTATAGTGGACCCATACCTAACTAGTCGTATGCTAAAAATAGCAAACTCATCTTTCTATTCCAGACAAAGAGAAATTAATTCAATAAAAGATGCAATTACACTAATAGGACTGAAAAAAGTAAAAACCATATGTCTTTTAATTGCAGGCTCTGAGATAATTAACAATAAAAAGGATATTTTTTATAAAAAATTCTGGTCTGAGGCCATAAATACCGCTTTTATAGCTAAATCTATCGCTTGTGATACAGGTAAAAGTGTAATAGAGGATGATATTTTTACAGCAGGATTACTTCACAATATTGGACAAGCTATTCTTTTTAATTTTTCTGATGAAAACTATAAAAATGTTTTAAATAAAATGAAATCACACAAAAGAAGACTAATTGATGTTGAGATGGAAGAGTTTGGTATTAATAACCACAAAGTTGGAGCAGGTGTTCTTCATTCATGGGAATTTCCTCAACTTCTTATTGATAGTGTTGAAAACCATCTTAATATTTCATCACATTCACAATTTCAGAATGTTATAGATATTGTATCTATCTCTAAATTATTAAGTCAAAAGATTGACAATAGTTATAATGAAGAACTATATAACGATCTTTTCCTTGTTTATCAGTCAAGATTGAATCTAAGACAGTCACAAATCGACTTTTATATAAATGAATACTATGATGATATATCTTCTACACCATTTTACAATATCTGTCTTGATATAGTTTTTAGCTAA
- a CDS encoding TatD family hydrolase, translating to MNIENISDSHFHILEMKEKGLDLENIFDNWFSNGGQYLIDIGVDELNFKDRTFYSSKYNKIYHSVGIHPNSAGGNLVERMKKVQSELNKNSVVAIGETGLDYYWDTVDKSIQRDFFISHIELAIKHDLPIIIHNRNATEDMISILKKYKGKLRGIIHCFSEGKKEVEEFIDLGFYISYAGNVTYKKNHDLQESLKYVPLDHLLLETDSPYLSPTPLRGKLNTPLNIIHSYNFVSEKLNTTDFHLKELVTNNIKAIFKLEEEL from the coding sequence ATGAATATAGAAAATATAAGTGACTCACATTTTCATATACTAGAGATGAAAGAGAAGGGATTAGATCTAGAAAACATCTTTGATAACTGGTTTAGTAATGGAGGTCAGTATTTAATAGATATTGGAGTAGATGAATTAAACTTTAAAGATAGGACTTTTTACTCTTCTAAATACAATAAAATATACCACAGTGTTGGAATACACCCAAACTCTGCTGGTGGAAATTTAGTAGAGAGAATGAAAAAAGTTCAGAGTGAACTTAATAAGAATAGCGTGGTAGCAATTGGAGAAACCGGCCTAGATTATTACTGGGATACAGTAGATAAAAGTATACAACGAGATTTTTTTATATCTCATATTGAATTAGCAATAAAACACGATCTACCTATAATCATCCATAATAGGAATGCTACTGAAGATATGATATCTATATTAAAAAAGTACAAAGGCAAATTAAGAGGCATAATACACTGCTTCTCAGAGGGGAAAAAAGAGGTTGAAGAGTTTATAGATCTTGGTTTCTACATTTCCTATGCCGGTAATGTTACATATAAAAAAAATCATGATTTACAAGAGAGTCTAAAATATGTTCCACTGGATCACTTATTATTAGAAACAGACTCACCCTACTTATCCCCTACTCCATTACGAGGAAAATTAAATACCCCACTTAATATAATACACAGTTATAACTTTGTTTCAGAAAAATTAAATACAACAGATTTTCACTTAAAAGAGTTGGTAACTAATAATATTAAAGCAATTTTTAAACTTGAAGAGGAATTATGA
- a CDS encoding transposase has product MIPAIDHMHERIDWKYKKYCADSGYDCQHNHEALEKRDIESYIKPMKYEHSKKRKVKSDIGLKDNMTYDKDNDCFICSRGKKLVLKHLKVKKDKYGNEQVTHVYRCKRGCKSCLVKSACMKKSKAKYKQVQINHTLAEFQRKSTERISSPLGKEIRVNRSIQAEGAFAQIKNNWSFKRFLRKGIKGIHTDWNLMCMSMNIIHLGYRLARNELGIPFYHTLENSA; this is encoded by the coding sequence ATGATTCCAGCTATCGACCACATGCATGAAAGAATAGATTGGAAGTATAAAAAATATTGTGCTGATAGTGGGTATGATTGTCAGCACAACCATGAGGCATTGGAAAAAAGGGACATTGAGTCATATATAAAGCCAATGAAATATGAACACTCAAAAAAGAGGAAAGTAAAATCAGACATTGGGCTAAAGGATAATATGACCTATGATAAGGACAATGATTGTTTCATCTGTTCTAGAGGTAAAAAGTTAGTTCTAAAACATCTGAAAGTTAAGAAGGATAAGTATGGTAATGAGCAAGTTACGCATGTATACAGATGTAAACGAGGGTGTAAAAGTTGCCTTGTAAAATCTGCCTGTATGAAAAAAAGTAAAGCAAAATATAAACAGGTACAGATAAATCATACTCTTGCAGAGTTTCAGAGAAAATCTACTGAAAGGATTTCTAGTCCCTTAGGTAAAGAGATAAGGGTTAACAGAAGTATTCAAGCTGAAGGAGCTTTTGCACAGATAAAAAATAACTGGTCATTTAAAAGGTTCTTAAGAAAAGGGATTAAAGGTATACATACAGATTGGAATCTGATGTGTATGTCTATGAATATTATTCACTTGGGTTATAGACTAGCAAGAAATGAACTTGGTATCCCATTTTACCATACCCTTGAAAATTCCGCTTAG
- a CDS encoding peptidoglycan DD-metalloendopeptidase family protein, whose translation MNEEDKKRDKISAKNYIVKKGDTLFSISRNFNLPLSLLMEYNNLNAGDIITLGQVLNVSKTFEDEPVKIDNSGIDVVKTASPSSFAPYWPINGNITKYSGRIQGVQIEGSSGDYIQAVSSGRVIWYDSFKGIGKVVLIEGDNGFDYLYGAKDDLNVHLGVKISAGEKIGRLKEENSSIIFSVFKNGKPLNDISKAPR comes from the coding sequence TTGAATGAAGAAGATAAAAAAAGGGATAAAATATCAGCAAAGAACTATATTGTAAAAAAAGGTGATACTCTTTTTAGTATTTCTAGAAATTTTAACCTACCACTTTCCCTCTTAATGGAGTATAATAATTTAAATGCTGGTGATATTATTACGTTAGGCCAAGTATTAAATGTAAGTAAAACCTTTGAGGATGAACCCGTTAAAATTGATAATAGCGGTATTGATGTTGTTAAAACAGCAAGTCCAAGTAGTTTTGCTCCCTATTGGCCTATAAATGGTAATATTACAAAGTATTCTGGTAGAATCCAAGGAGTACAAATAGAGGGCTCTTCTGGAGACTATATTCAGGCTGTATCCTCAGGAAGAGTTATTTGGTACGACTCTTTTAAAGGGATTGGGAAAGTTGTTCTTATAGAAGGTGATAATGGTTTTGATTATCTTTATGGGGCAAAGGATGATTTAAATGTTCATCTAGGTGTTAAGATTAGTGCTGGAGAGAAAATAGGGAGGTTAAAAGAAGAAAATTCTAGTATCATTTTTTCTGTTTTTAAAAATGGAAAACCATTAAATGATATATCCAAAGCACCAAGATAA
- a CDS encoding sigma-70 family RNA polymerase sigma factor has translation MTKRKIINSEVAQNFEPDSLAIYLKNISQYKLLNISDEIELSERMDYIKNQLKQLDDLLDKEELTFKDHYDRKKIYEYELDAIKEKMIQANLRLVVSIAKKYQHRGLSLLDLINEGNIGLIEAVDRFDFTKGCRFSTYGTWWIRQAVIKSIADKGRVIRIPIHMLNTIKKCYFVTKHLTQEFQRDPTPEEISDYLNISPDKVKEILSLSQETASLDSTVDDDNATKLSDLIKDTTTLEPFDAVFKSSLKDRITQVLEELSDREKKIIQLRFGLNGEEALTLEETGHIMGITRERVRQIQEKAKSKLRHIKIIKDFEELR, from the coding sequence ATGACAAAAAGAAAAATTATAAATAGTGAGGTTGCTCAAAATTTCGAGCCAGATTCTTTGGCTATATACTTAAAAAATATTTCTCAATATAAATTATTAAATATTAGTGATGAAATAGAGTTAAGTGAAAGAATGGATTACATTAAAAATCAGTTAAAACAATTAGATGATCTTCTAGATAAGGAAGAACTAACATTTAAAGATCATTATGATAGAAAAAAAATATATGAATATGAATTAGATGCAATAAAAGAAAAAATGATACAAGCAAATTTAAGACTTGTTGTTTCTATTGCTAAGAAGTACCAGCATAGAGGGTTATCCCTATTGGATCTGATAAATGAGGGTAATATAGGCCTTATAGAGGCTGTAGATCGGTTTGATTTCACCAAAGGATGTAGATTCTCTACTTATGGTACATGGTGGATTAGACAGGCTGTTATTAAATCTATAGCAGATAAAGGTAGGGTTATTAGAATCCCTATTCATATGCTTAATACTATAAAAAAATGTTATTTTGTTACTAAACACTTAACCCAGGAGTTTCAAAGAGACCCTACTCCTGAGGAGATAAGCGATTACCTTAATATATCTCCAGATAAAGTAAAAGAAATATTAAGTCTTTCCCAAGAGACTGCTTCCCTAGACTCTACTGTAGATGATGATAATGCTACTAAACTGTCTGATTTAATTAAGGATACTACAACATTAGAACCCTTTGATGCTGTATTTAAGTCTTCATTAAAAGATAGAATTACGCAGGTTTTAGAAGAACTTTCGGATCGGGAGAAGAAAATAATTCAATTACGATTTGGTCTAAATGGAGAAGAAGCTTTAACTCTAGAAGAAACTGGACATATTATGGGTATTACAAGAGAAAGAGTTAGACAAATTCAGGAAAAAGCTAAAAGCAAATTAAGACATATAAAAATAATAAAGGATTTCGAAGAATTACGTTAA